From Neospora caninum Liverpool complete genome, chromosome VIII, a single genomic window includes:
- a CDS encoding putative cyclophilin — MFSLASDSAASRKAPAASPSLPASLLSAAPSESSGFYRGDETVTLVTSMGDIEVELYWKHAPKTCKNFFELAKSGYYDNTIFHRVAKDFCIQGGDPTGTGRGGESIFGGKFEDEIHPDLRHTGAGVISMANCGPDTNGSQFFICLAPAPFLDGKHSIFGRVKKGMESVKKISTVQTTATDRPIYDIKIIRAVTATSLD, encoded by the exons atgttttctctcgcgtcagACAGCGCAGCGTCGCGAAAGGCGCCGgcagcgtcgccgtcgctgcctgcgtctctgctctccgcgGCTCCGTCCGAGTCTTCAGGATTCTaccgcggagacgaaaccgTCACCCTGGTTACTTCCATGGGAGACATCGAAGTGGAGTTGTACTGGAAGCATGCGCCCAAGACGTGCAAGAACTTCTTCGAGCTAGCCAAGTCGGGCTACTACGACAACACGATCTTCCACCGCGTGGCGAAGGATTTTTGCATTCAGGGCGGCGATCCGACTGGGacaggccgaggcggcgaatCCATTTTCGGCGGGAAATTCGAGGACGAGATTCACCCCG ACCTGCGGCACACAGGCGCTGGCGTGATTTCGATGGCGAACTGCGGGCCGGATACGAATGGATCGCAGTTTTTCATCTGTctcgcgccggcgccgttTCTGGACGGGAAACACTCGATTTTTGGCCGCGTGAAAAAGGGAATGGAGAGCGTTAAAAAAATCTCCACGGTTCAAACCACGGCGACCGATCGCCCTATCTACGACATCAAGATCATTCGCGCAGTCACGGCTACCTCGCTTGACTAA
- a CDS encoding MGC81784 protein, related: MAFANGADAPGEAKKVNVKPDENTDLPVPETQNGNAKGGCVRRIAHVARDASRRLQTSTLEERNAALQAYKAGLIHFRDDIEAANRRDLEAAETAIATGELSASVSQRLNCRGKKFDALLNGLDALIAKADPLGVCDLATELGSGLELFRVSCPIGVLAVIYEARPEAAVQVASLALKTGNALLLKGGKEAKETNRAVFNALQWGLENAAIPAISKEVLQLIEAREEVTALLQLDDEVDLLIPRGSKSLVKYIKDNTRIPVLGHADGICHIYVDDAAALDKAAKIVADAKLQYVAACNTVESLLLHRLILPTFLPSLISALAPRGVTFKVDSVAFAYLETHAAHALATQAVALASEQDFCTEWLSPVLSVKTVESLEEAIAHINSHGSHHTDCIVTENKAHAQQFMRGVDSAGCYCNCSTRFADGYRYGFGAEVGVSTNRIHARGPVGLEGLVTYKYCLYGDGHTVGDFEEGRAQYTHRALDADRARLDGRRGG, encoded by the exons ATGGCGTTCGCGAACGGGGCGGACGCTCCTGGGGAGGCAAAGAAAGTGAATGTCAAACCAGACGAAAACACAGATCTCCCAGTCCCTGAAACTCAGAACGGAAACGCCAAAGGCGGGTGCGTTCGGCGAATTGCGCATGTGGCGCGTGACGCGTCTAGGCGACTGCAGACGAGCACCCtagaggaaagaaacgcggctTTGCAGGCGTACAAGGCGGGCCTGATTCACTTCCGCGACGACATCGAAGCCGCAAATCGGCGCGACCTCGAA gCAGCCGAAACGGCGATCGCGACGGGAGAGCTGTCGGCTTCGGTGTCTCAGCGTTTGAACTGTCGAGGGAAGAAATTCGACGCGCTGCTGAACGGTCTCGACGCGCTGATTGCCAAGGCTGACCCTCTCGGGGTTTGCGACTTGGCGACGGAGTTGGGGAGCGGCCTGGAGCTGTTTCGCGTGTCGTGCCCGATCGGCGTTCTCGCCGTCATTTACGAGGCTCGGCCTGAGGCAGCCGTGCAAGTGGCGAGTCTGGCGTTGAAGACGGGAAATGCGCTCCTGTtgaagggaggaaaggaggcgaaggagacgaaccGGGCTGTGTTCAATGCCCTGCAGTGGGGGTTGGAGAACGCGGCGATTCCGGCGATCTCGAAGGAGGTTCTCCAGTTGATCGAGGCCCGCGAAGAAGTGAcggcgctgctgcagctggaCGACGAGGTTGATCTCCTCATTCCGCGAGGCTCCAAGAGTCTGGTGAAGTACATCAAGGACAACACGCGGATCCCAGTCCTCGGGCATGCAGACGGAATCTGTCACATCTACGTCGACGACGCGGCCGCGCTCGACAAGGCGGCGAAGATCGTCGCGGATGCGAAACTGCAGTACGTAGCTGCATGCAACACCGTCGAGTCGCTGTTGCTTCACCGTTTGATTCTGCCCACGTTCCTCCCGTCACTCATCTCTGCGTTGGCGCCCCGCGGCGTCACGTTCAAAGTCGACTCTGTGGCATTCGCGTATCTCGAGACGCacgctgcgcatgcacttgcGACACAGGCTGTAGCGCTCGCCTCTGAACAGGATTTTTGCACCGAGTGGCTCAGTCCGGTTCTGTCGGTGAAAACGGTCGAGTCGCTCGAAGAGGCGATTGCACACATCAACAGTCACGGATCCCACCACACAGACTGCATCGTCACAGAAAACAAAGCGCACGCTCAGCAGTTCATGAGAGGTGTCGACTCCGCGGGATGCTACTGCAACTGCTCGACTCGATTCGCCGACGGCTACCGATACGGCTTTGGAGCAGAAGTCGGCGTTTCGACAAACAGAATCCACGCGCGAGGGCCGGTCGGGCTGGAAGGCCTTGTCACTTACAAATACTGTCTCTACGGGGACGGGCACACGGTGGGGGACTTTGAGGAGGGGCGAGCGCAgtacacacacagagcaCTCGACGCCGACAGGGCACGGCTCGACGgccggcgaggaggctgA
- a CDS encoding DEHA2B13398p, related: protein MRLLTHNLIACNRRQCTGGFPLRIVVDEKSEEATTAESSEFQPELVRQLLAKLDWEALVKTAEQFGLPLPPNFTEADKTDEHFLRAVHEAVIEFHVLEGKLVCPVCTREYPISNGIPNMLLQDDEV from the exons ATGAGGCTCCTAACCCACAATTTGATAGCCTG CAACCGGCGTCAGTGCACCGGAGGCTTTCCGTTGAGGATTGTCGTggacgagaaaagcgaagaggcaaCGACTGCCGAGTCTTCGGAGTTTCAGCCAGAGCTCGTTCGGCAACTGCTCGCAAAGCTGGACTGGGAAGCGCTCGTTAAAACCGCCGAGCAA TTCGGACTCCCGCTGCCTCCGAACTTCACCGAGGCCGATAAGACAGACGAGCACTTTCTTCGCGCCGTGCACGAGGCGGTCATTGAG TTCCATGTGCTCGAAGGCAAGCTGGTGTGCCCCGTCTGCACCAGAGAGTATCCGATCTCCAACGGAATTCCCAACATGCTTCTCCAGGATGACGAAGTGTAG
- a CDS encoding Ubiquitin fusion-degradation protein (ISS),related, with amino-acid sequence MFSRHVANLLGMGDVEGGARSGFSQCYSCFPVSFIGKDDMEKGNKILLPQSALHALARLHISWPMLFEVVNEAKDRRTHTGVLEFIAEEGTCHFPYWMMQNLGLEEGDIVRVRNISLPKGTFVQLQPVTTEFLQISNPRAVLEVALRGYAALTVGDLIYLPFLDKNFQLLVTDLRPAPAVSIIETDMEVEFKAPEGYVEPTSRGTQDASEDADMSSDKEASETDQTADSDSSQRVLFSGKGTRLDGKAVRPTPESSPAKKEDESEEPWKSQLRNGVRTSCGEYDELVREGRIPGFIGKVTPGAASGRLLPSAVSGDTGSGGGSAGSRGFSAFCGKGNTCE; translated from the exons ATGTTCAGTCGACACGTGGCAAATTTGCTCGGCATGGGCGATGTGGAGGGGGGGGCCAGGAGCGGCTTCTCGCAGTGCTATAGCTGCTTTCCGGTCTCCTTCATTGGCAAAGACGACATGGAGAAGGGCAACAAAA TTCTGCTTCCTCAGTCGGCTCTTCACGCGCTGGCACGTCTCCACATTTCGTGGCCCATGCTCTTCGAGGTTGTCAACGAAGCGAAG GATCGCCGCACGCACACCGGCGTTTTGGAGTTTATCGCAGAGGAAGGGACATGCCACTTCCCGTACTGG ATGATGCAAAACCTCGGCCTAGAGGAGGGAGACATCGTCCGTGTCCGAAACATCAGCCTTCCCAAAGGCACTTTCGTCCAGCTCCAACCCGTCACCACAGAATTCCTTCAAATCTCCAATCCGCGAGCCGT GTTGGAAGTGGCTCTGAGAGGTTACGCGGCGCTGACTGTGGGCGACTTGATCTACTTGCCTTTTCTCGACAAGAACTTTCAGCTGCTAGTTACG GATCTACGCCCCGCTCCTGCAGTGTCGATTATCGAGACGGACATGGAAGTAGAATTCAAGGCGCCCGAAGGCTACGTCGAACCGACCTCCCGCGGGACGCAGGACGCCTCAG aAGATGCTGACATGAGCAGCGACAAGGAGGCTTCCGAGACGGATCAGACTGCAGATTCCGACAGCAGCCAGCGAGTCTTG TTCAGCGGCAAAGGCACGCGCCTGGACGGCAAGGCGGTCCGGCCGACGCCAGAGAGCTCGccggcgaaaaaggaagacgaaagcgaggagccCTGGAAGTCGCAACTTCGAAATGGCGTCCGG ACCAGCTGCGGAGAGTACGACGAACTTGTGCGGGAGGGGCGAATTCCAGGATTCATCGGGAAAGTGACGCCTGGAGCTGCTTCAGGCCGGTTACTGccctcggctgtctccggagacaccgggagCGGGGGAGGCAGTGCGGGCTCGCGCGGCTTTTCCGCTTTCTGCGGGAAAGGCAACACGTGTGAATAA